Proteins found in one Myxococcota bacterium genomic segment:
- a CDS encoding alpha-E domain-containing protein, protein MLARHAEDLFWTGRYLERAEDTARMLDVTYHGLLEGGSTDAASAWHLLLEALHLAHPFHSRHESVSPRAVAEFLVCDLAQPSSIVAAIARARENARNVREHLSTELWDAVNTCFLELRARDLKAEVGGQPHELYREIRTRCQTIAGACAETMPRGDPWRFLLLGRLIERAEMTCRMLRARSSRRAVRSGFHDFLLVLNSVSAFEAYTREHGADIDPARVISFLLLAPDFPRSVLYCVRGTDKVLEQLDAGAPSARARRTLGRIRAELEYQDPEELRAFGERGVLDRAQAGIWEVAERVEESFFASGPQPQRHIFGSA, encoded by the coding sequence ATGCTGGCCCGCCACGCCGAGGACCTGTTCTGGACCGGGCGCTACCTGGAGCGCGCCGAAGACACCGCGCGCATGCTCGACGTGACCTACCACGGGCTGCTCGAGGGCGGCTCGACCGACGCGGCCTCGGCCTGGCACCTGTTGCTCGAGGCGCTGCACCTGGCGCATCCCTTCCACTCACGACACGAGTCGGTGTCGCCCCGGGCGGTGGCGGAGTTTCTGGTGTGCGACCTGGCGCAGCCGAGCTCGATCGTGGCCGCGATCGCGCGTGCGCGGGAGAACGCGCGCAACGTGCGCGAGCATCTCTCGACCGAGCTCTGGGATGCCGTGAACACCTGCTTCCTGGAGCTGCGCGCACGCGATCTCAAGGCCGAGGTCGGCGGCCAGCCGCACGAGCTCTACCGCGAGATCCGCACCCGCTGTCAGACGATCGCGGGCGCGTGCGCCGAGACCATGCCGCGCGGCGACCCGTGGCGGTTCCTCTTGTTGGGGCGACTCATCGAGCGCGCGGAGATGACCTGCCGCATGCTGCGCGCGCGCTCGAGCCGGCGCGCGGTGCGCTCGGGCTTCCACGACTTCCTGCTCGTGCTGAACTCGGTGTCGGCGTTCGAGGCCTACACGCGCGAGCACGGGGCCGACATCGATCCGGCGCGAGTCATCTCGTTCCTGTTGCTCGCGCCCGACTTCCCGCGCAGCGTGTTGTACTGCGTGCGCGGCACCGACAAGGTGCTCGAGCAGCTCGACGCCGGCGCGCCCAGCGCGCGGGCCCGGCGCACGCTCGGCCGGATTCGCGCCGAGCTCGAGTATCAGGACCCCGAGGAGCTGCGCGCGTTCGGCGAGCGCGGCGTGCTCGACCGCGCGCAGGCGGGCATCTGGGAGGTGGCCGAGCGGGTCGAGGAGTCCTTCTTCGCCAGCGGCCCGCAGCCGCAGCGCCACATCTTCGGGTCCGCGTGA
- a CDS encoding circularly permuted type 2 ATP-grasp protein has product SGGYGIVMGPQATADQLEICRKEIELNPRGYIAQELVQLSSHPTFVDGRLEARHIDLRPFVLTGARTEVFPGGLTRVALRRGSFVVNSSQGGGSKDTWVLEDC; this is encoded by the coding sequence TCGGGCGGCTACGGCATCGTGATGGGCCCGCAGGCGACCGCCGACCAGCTCGAGATCTGCCGCAAGGAGATCGAGCTGAACCCGCGCGGCTACATCGCGCAGGAGCTGGTGCAGCTCTCGAGTCACCCCACGTTCGTCGACGGCCGGCTCGAGGCGAGACACATCGACCTGCGGCCCTTCGTGCTGACCGGCGCGCGCACGGAGGTCTTCCCGGGCGGGCTCACGCGCGTGGCGCTGCGCCGCGGCTCGTTCGTGGTGAACTCGTCGCAGGGCGGCGGCTCCAAGGACACCTGGGTGCTGGAGGACTGCTGA